One genomic segment of Nitrosopumilus sp. b3 includes these proteins:
- a CDS encoding MBL fold metallo-hydrolase translates to MNVKVLGAANEVGRSGFLVNCNGTKLLLDYGVLFGRRGTPPQYPLHVKPKDLDAIIITHAHLDHSGNVPSLFVSGNTEVYATPPTFDLSKLLIEDMLKIEKNSHPFDLPEVNNMMKNAKEIGFRQKITKGNATFELRESGHVIGGSTVLVESEKKRLFYTGDIKTHGSRMLREMDLDIGEIDLLITESTYAKNEQKPRKESEAELIEFANEVMDRKGILFIPSFSVERSQEIACVLRSANFKHKIIMDGMALKVNEIMFRHPEYLRDPKIFSDAIKSATAITEHADRKRAMEEPCVVISPAGMLVGGNAVYYLQQLSFDSKNGIALVSYQGEGTPGKKLLDTGKVSTRGRDLNVEAEVKQFEFSGHADKKELFDMIKKIKGNPKVWTVHGDSESCDMFAREIHEKFGLEAYSPAVNDEITV, encoded by the coding sequence TTGAATGTGAAAGTTTTAGGAGCTGCAAACGAAGTTGGCAGATCAGGGTTTTTGGTGAATTGTAATGGAACAAAACTCTTGCTGGATTACGGAGTCTTATTTGGTAGAAGAGGAACACCCCCACAATACCCACTTCACGTAAAACCCAAAGATTTGGATGCCATAATTATCACTCATGCTCATTTGGATCATTCAGGAAATGTCCCATCATTGTTTGTAAGTGGGAACACAGAGGTTTATGCCACTCCACCAACATTTGATTTATCAAAATTATTAATTGAAGATATGCTAAAAATTGAAAAAAATTCACATCCATTTGACTTGCCTGAAGTAAATAACATGATGAAAAATGCAAAAGAGATTGGATTTAGACAAAAAATTACAAAAGGTAATGCAACTTTTGAGTTAAGAGAATCAGGTCACGTAATTGGAGGAAGTACCGTTCTAGTGGAATCAGAGAAAAAACGACTCTTTTACACAGGGGATATCAAGACTCATGGGTCTAGAATGCTTCGAGAGATGGATTTGGATATTGGAGAAATTGATTTGTTAATTACTGAGAGTACATATGCAAAAAATGAACAAAAACCTAGAAAAGAATCAGAAGCGGAATTAATTGAATTTGCAAATGAAGTAATGGATAGAAAAGGAATATTGTTTATCCCATCATTTTCAGTTGAGCGTTCTCAAGAGATTGCATGTGTTTTAAGAAGTGCAAATTTTAAACATAAAATCATAATGGATGGAATGGCATTAAAGGTAAATGAGATAATGTTTAGGCATCCAGAGTATCTAAGAGATCCAAAAATATTTTCAGATGCAATAAAGAGTGCAACTGCAATTACAGAGCATGCAGATAGAAAACGTGCAATGGAAGAGCCATGTGTTGTAATATCACCAGCTGGAATGTTAGTTGGGGGAAATGCAGTGTATTATCTACAACAGTTATCTTTTGATAGTAAAAATGGAATAGCCCTTGTTTCTTATCAAGGAGAAGGAACACCAGGAAAAAAATTGCTAGATACGGGAAAGGTATCAACTAGAGGAAGAGATCTTAATGTGGAGGCAGAGGTAAAACAATTTGAATTTTCAGGACATGCAGATAAAAAAGAATTATTTGATATGATCAAAAAAATCAAGGGAAATCCCAAAGTATGGACTGTACATGGGGATTCTGAATCATGCGATATGTTTGCACGAGAGATTCATGAGAAGTTTGGTTTAGAGGCATATTCACCAGCAGTTAATGACGAAATTACAGTCTAA
- a CDS encoding cytochrome b N-terminal domain-containing protein, protein MAVSLERRTGAVGFLYWLWDGVDRTIFTAIKFSFPARFVSPFGFLGMLTFTVFIILGVSGALLMFYYQPILDRAWDSVQFINDEVPFGFHIRNIHYHGSNAMVLLAVLHMYYQYFSGRYKIRNEVLWMTGVILGVVTILEAFTGYDVIFSERAELAISIAASLTTSIPVAGPTIRDAALGSGFSDFVLRFYAQHVFLLPIVMLGLMAVHFPRFLVFDVPMVMAIGGAILITGGVFPIDMGFKFEPTVPPGVTVPEWYLTGIYAFMRTQYDKFVTGLLWPLLFIISLVLIPFIDRYKKFSWRDRPIITAFGITSLAQIMVTTYWGFYISPDVSVPLVERLVIDPIFFYSTMILMVPLGFGFTYMMIKLANEAERKSKLAKSTGPKKVATINLSEKWINWLLVALLAFQVFLNIAAYNAALIGMKNISLFFVGIILLVFAAFFHIYRYALSQEKNAPPPAPTPVQDEKPKLVEPEVSAEQSKLPEGDSTPQGKPEPKELAPEVPTPKTQADLGVGANNDSNVGSGDLTKS, encoded by the coding sequence ATGGCCGTTTCGCTTGAAAGAAGAACTGGAGCCGTTGGCTTCCTTTACTGGCTTTGGGACGGTGTGGATAGAACTATCTTTACTGCAATCAAGTTTTCATTTCCTGCAAGATTTGTAAGTCCATTTGGATTTTTGGGAATGCTCACATTTACTGTGTTTATCATTCTAGGTGTTTCAGGAGCTCTTCTCATGTTTTACTATCAGCCGATTTTAGATAGGGCGTGGGATAGTGTTCAATTCATTAACGATGAAGTGCCATTTGGTTTTCACATAAGAAACATTCACTATCACGGTTCCAATGCAATGGTACTCTTAGCTGTTCTTCACATGTATTATCAATACTTTAGTGGAAGATACAAAATCAGAAATGAAGTTTTGTGGATGACTGGTGTGATTCTTGGTGTTGTTACAATTTTAGAAGCATTTACCGGATATGATGTAATATTTAGTGAAAGAGCAGAACTTGCAATTAGTATTGCAGCATCGCTTACAACATCAATTCCTGTTGCAGGACCGACGATTCGTGATGCGGCGTTGGGTAGTGGCTTTTCAGACTTTGTATTAAGATTCTATGCTCAACATGTCTTCTTGTTACCTATTGTAATGCTAGGTCTAATGGCAGTTCACTTCCCAAGGTTCTTGGTCTTTGATGTGCCAATGGTAATGGCAATTGGAGGTGCAATCCTAATCACTGGAGGTGTATTCCCAATTGATATGGGTTTCAAGTTTGAACCTACAGTACCGCCGGGTGTAACTGTACCTGAGTGGTATCTTACAGGAATTTACGCATTCATGAGGACTCAATATGACAAGTTTGTCACTGGTTTGCTGTGGCCGTTGTTGTTTATCATATCACTGGTGCTGATTCCATTCATAGATAGATACAAGAAATTCTCATGGCGAGACAGACCAATTATTACTGCATTTGGTATTACTAGCCTTGCTCAAATTATGGTTACTACCTACTGGGGATTCTATATCTCACCAGACGTATCTGTTCCACTAGTAGAGCGTTTGGTAATCGATCCAATATTCTTCTACTCTACAATGATATTGATGGTACCTCTTGGCTTTGGATTTACTTACATGATGATCAAACTTGCAAATGAAGCTGAAAGAAAATCAAAACTTGCAAAAAGTACTGGTCCAAAGAAGGTGGCAACCATAAATCTTTCAGAAAAATGGATTAACTGGTTACTAGTTGCACTTTTGGCATTCCAAGTATTCCTTAACATTGCAGCTTACAATGCAGCACTAATTGGCATGAAAAACATTTCATTATTCTTTGTTGGAATTATTTTGCTAGTATTTGCAGCATTCTTCCACATCTACAGATATGCTCTAAGTCAAGAAAAGAATGCACCACCACCAGCACCTACTCCAGTACAAGATGAAAAACCAAAACTTGTAGAACCTGAAGTATCTGCTGAACAAAGCAAACTTCCTGAAGGTGATTCTACACCACAAGGAAAACCTGAACCAAAAGAATTAGCTCCTGAGGTTCCAACACCCAAGACTCAGGCAGATTTAGGAGTTGGTGCAAATAATGATTCAAATGTTGGTTCTGGAGATCTTACAAAATCATGA
- a CDS encoding S8 family serine peptidase, which produces MPRAAIFFSIVLFSFVLTNSYALTPGDLILDKNENKIIFDSEILKIDSNFFKENDFKRYLIFGANTQDTDFLKNNSLYGIQSENGFFYVSVLSEQSATNLISQGFNVIEDSKLDFHLSANIISDSSRIGEITGSSIAKKKYDASGNGTVIAIVDTGVDFSNPDIQHSLARDKINHPIMLDPDGQGIVLTNATFFAYIDNSEIIRNYSKPVPSEMTSSAYVTKDGVFLDVSQGGKGSKIPIYNSFFPQIGSSPIFNGTLDKDMKIGNDNRNYIKSKSGVYHLGVIYQGGLQGPLARIQVVPVLVVDSFISGVYDTMIPDLSTSWEDYTRFDLKPGQKPNYDFDFTDEKPIVLGSGKEFLVYDSNNDGKNDYSAGTFGAQVLDVYGVIRNNVTDIDDTLKAINGTLLPGLDPEGNFFGIMTDFMGHGTSSAASITSRGQEIYDIYNNTEKHSIIGVAPDAKIVPVKALWFGDTVYGWLWSAGFENEDHSWKFSGKPKVDIISNSWGVSNFPSFNSSPGMDVLSLILSVLVTPYSLDDDYPGITIISSAGNSGHGYGTIGLPNASPFGISVGATTNNVFVGYGPFKDQPRFGNTTTHHDHVVDFSSRGPGTIGDPKPDIMSIGAHGFTPSNVIKIKKDSKDESFSLFGGTSMAAPLVSGSAAILMEELKKQSQEYDPFLIKNILMSTATDLQNDAFTQGSGLVNVESALDYVHGNDGIFIVHNDKSYDNIKKVLEPAIENINSTAIGFEQFQLPSHSISMTSWFGGQLSPGDRTTATFTVNNPNNETLSINVKSQTLSLITKNQFDGKTIPRQQDSILNKTDTFIPNYVKLSDVTNHKTVGDFFNEQNPIPDDSSLMIVNVNFPFSNFMNSTSKVYADDLKISSLYLYDWIDNNNDTKITSDELSMINRAGSWGTVQELRVSDPNEKFDGIPLVGVYPVPTRYSYWLGDTKQNSTSMDYTISTSYYQKDNWSMLWPESETLSVPAKDSATVDVTLITPNDLQTGVYQGFLTFESDRHTVNAPVSFVIKQPVIENETTILIKGKQSDDILYGNGYTKGAFDMVNRYMAGDWRQYYFDIQNESINSGAIELSWISDDTNLAVFVMDPSGKIIQTNVPSGVFGHFLKWPSLDWLGNSLFSQGGGFFPVKNKDDTSTVIYVPINQTGTYTLLTHSTLFGGNSTTESITLSSKFTNISPEMLSNNQQTKVESETMIPDLKDENKTTPQKISENISTIQTKSNSSTESDSSFSTGIAIGVIIGIAIGIMFIFIVRQKPPK; this is translated from the coding sequence ATGCCCAGAGCGGCTATTTTCTTTTCAATAGTTCTTTTCTCTTTTGTATTGACTAATTCGTATGCATTAACTCCTGGAGATTTAATTTTAGATAAAAATGAAAATAAAATTATATTTGATTCGGAAATATTAAAAATAGATTCTAATTTTTTTAAAGAAAACGATTTTAAAAGATATCTAATTTTTGGAGCAAACACACAAGATACTGATTTTTTAAAAAATAATTCATTATATGGAATTCAATCAGAAAATGGATTTTTTTATGTCTCGGTTCTTTCTGAACAATCAGCTACTAATTTGATTTCCCAAGGCTTCAATGTTATTGAGGATTCAAAATTAGATTTTCATTTGTCTGCAAATATAATTTCAGATTCTTCTCGAATTGGTGAGATCACAGGTTCCAGTATTGCTAAAAAAAAATATGATGCATCAGGAAATGGTACTGTAATTGCAATTGTTGACACTGGAGTTGATTTCTCAAATCCTGATATTCAACACTCACTCGCACGAGATAAAATCAATCATCCTATAATGCTTGATCCTGATGGACAGGGGATTGTTCTAACAAATGCAACTTTTTTTGCCTATATTGATAATAGCGAAATTATTAGAAATTACAGCAAACCAGTTCCATCAGAAATGACTTCATCAGCATATGTGACTAAAGATGGAGTTTTTCTAGATGTCTCTCAAGGTGGTAAAGGAAGTAAAATCCCAATTTACAATTCATTTTTTCCACAAATTGGCTCGTCCCCTATTTTTAATGGAACTTTAGACAAAGATATGAAAATTGGAAATGACAATAGAAATTATATAAAATCAAAAAGTGGTGTGTACCATCTCGGTGTTATTTATCAGGGAGGATTACAAGGACCTTTAGCTAGGATTCAAGTCGTACCAGTTCTTGTAGTTGATTCATTCATTTCAGGTGTTTATGACACCATGATTCCTGATCTTAGTACGTCGTGGGAAGATTACACTAGATTTGATCTAAAACCCGGTCAGAAACCAAATTATGATTTTGATTTTACTGATGAAAAGCCAATAGTGTTAGGTAGTGGCAAAGAATTCCTTGTTTATGATTCTAATAATGATGGAAAAAATGATTATAGTGCAGGAACATTTGGTGCACAAGTTCTTGATGTTTATGGTGTAATTAGAAATAATGTGACTGACATCGATGATACACTAAAGGCAATTAACGGTACATTATTGCCTGGATTAGATCCGGAAGGAAACTTTTTTGGGATAATGACTGATTTTATGGGTCATGGAACCTCCAGTGCTGCATCAATTACTTCTAGAGGTCAAGAAATCTATGATATCTATAACAATACCGAAAAACATTCTATTATTGGTGTAGCACCTGATGCAAAGATTGTACCAGTAAAAGCATTATGGTTTGGTGATACAGTTTATGGATGGCTATGGTCTGCAGGATTTGAAAATGAAGATCACTCTTGGAAATTTTCAGGTAAACCAAAAGTTGACATAATTTCTAATAGTTGGGGAGTTTCAAATTTCCCATCTTTTAATTCATCACCTGGAATGGATGTATTATCATTAATTCTCAGTGTACTTGTTACTCCTTATTCATTAGATGATGATTATCCTGGAATTACAATAATCTCCAGTGCAGGAAATTCTGGACATGGATATGGAACAATTGGGTTACCTAATGCATCACCTTTTGGAATTTCAGTGGGTGCAACAACAAACAATGTATTTGTTGGATATGGTCCATTCAAAGATCAACCACGATTTGGAAATACTACAACCCATCATGATCATGTTGTTGATTTTTCAAGTAGAGGTCCTGGAACCATAGGAGATCCAAAGCCTGACATAATGAGTATTGGTGCTCATGGCTTTACACCATCAAATGTAATCAAAATTAAAAAAGATTCCAAAGATGAATCTTTTTCATTATTTGGGGGAACCAGTATGGCAGCCCCATTAGTATCTGGAAGTGCTGCAATTCTAATGGAAGAATTGAAAAAACAATCCCAAGAATATGATCCATTTTTGATTAAAAATATTCTAATGTCAACTGCAACAGATCTACAAAATGATGCATTCACTCAGGGCTCAGGACTGGTTAATGTTGAATCTGCCTTGGATTATGTTCATGGAAATGATGGTATTTTCATAGTGCATAATGATAAATCATATGATAATATCAAAAAAGTTCTTGAGCCTGCAATTGAAAACATCAATTCAACTGCAATTGGATTTGAACAATTCCAACTCCCATCTCATTCTATTTCAATGACTAGTTGGTTTGGAGGTCAATTGAGTCCAGGTGATAGAACTACTGCGACTTTTACTGTTAATAATCCAAACAATGAAACACTTTCTATTAATGTAAAATCACAAACTTTGTCATTAATCACAAAAAATCAATTTGATGGGAAAACAATTCCACGACAGCAAGACTCTATTTTGAATAAAACTGATACATTCATTCCAAATTATGTAAAACTATCAGATGTAACCAATCATAAAACAGTTGGTGATTTTTTTAATGAACAAAATCCAATCCCTGATGATTCATCATTAATGATAGTAAATGTTAATTTTCCATTTAGTAATTTTATGAATAGTACATCTAAAGTATATGCAGACGATCTCAAAATTTCTTCATTGTATCTTTATGACTGGATTGATAACAACAATGATACAAAAATCACCAGTGATGAATTATCTATGATAAATAGAGCTGGTTCTTGGGGAACAGTTCAAGAATTAAGAGTTTCAGATCCTAATGAAAAATTTGATGGTATTCCATTAGTTGGAGTTTATCCAGTCCCTACTAGATATTCCTATTGGTTAGGTGACACAAAACAAAACTCTACCTCTATGGATTATACAATTTCTACAAGTTATTATCAGAAAGATAATTGGTCTATGTTGTGGCCAGAATCTGAAACACTATCTGTTCCTGCAAAAGATTCAGCTACTGTTGATGTCACATTGATAACTCCAAATGATCTTCAAACTGGTGTTTATCAAGGATTTTTAACATTTGAAAGTGATAGACATACTGTAAATGCCCCAGTATCTTTTGTGATCAAACAACCTGTAATTGAAAATGAAACTACGATACTGATTAAAGGAAAACAAAGTGATGACATACTTTATGGAAATGGGTACACCAAAGGTGCATTTGATATGGTTAATCGTTACATGGCAGGTGATTGGAGACAATATTATTTTGATATTCAAAATGAATCGATAAATTCTGGTGCAATAGAACTATCCTGGATTAGTGATGATACAAATCTTGCAGTATTTGTAATGGATCCCTCAGGCAAAATAATACAGACAAATGTTCCTTCAGGAGTTTTTGGTCATTTTCTTAAATGGCCTTCCCTTGATTGGTTGGGCAATTCTCTTTTCAGTCAAGGGGGTGGCTTTTTCCCTGTAAAAAATAAAGATGATACTTCAACAGTAATTTACGTCCCAATAAATCAAACAGGTACATACACACTTTTGACTCATTCAACCTTGTTTGGTGGAAATTCAACAACTGAATCAATTACACTATCTTCTAAATTCACTAATATTTCTCCAGAGATGTTGTCAAACAATCAACAAACCAAAGTTGAATCTGAAACTATGATTCCTGATTTGAAAGATGAAAATAAAACAACGCCTCAGAAAATCTCTGAAAATATATCTACTATTCAAACCAAATCTAATTCATCTACAGAATCTGATTCATCTTTTAGTACAGGAATTGCAATTGGTGTTATTATTGGAATTGCGATCGGAATCATGTTTATTTTCATCGTTAGACAAAAACCTCCTAAATAA
- a CDS encoding plastocyanin/azurin family copper-binding protein translates to MSSPTSSHAYGIGLIALIIGMSGTFVFYTSFYLPESLAKPSVDEHILNPEKSLLIEIVPGAVIEGNQNYVPNKADALLSVNNLVVWQNNDDTAHTVTPDHRHSDSYSGDFGSEGVLKPGDTYEFLFTEPQEVHYHCQPHPWMTGSLIVEVSRF, encoded by the coding sequence ATGAGTTCTCCTACTTCAAGTCATGCATATGGAATAGGATTGATTGCACTAATTATAGGAATGTCTGGAACTTTTGTCTTTTACACTTCATTTTATCTTCCAGAATCTTTGGCAAAACCATCAGTTGATGAGCATATCTTAAATCCTGAAAAAAGTTTACTGATTGAAATTGTTCCAGGTGCAGTCATTGAAGGAAACCAAAACTATGTTCCAAATAAAGCCGATGCATTACTAAGTGTAAATAATCTTGTAGTCTGGCAAAACAATGATGATACTGCACATACGGTCACCCCTGATCATAGACACTCTGATAGTTACAGTGGTGATTTTGGTTCTGAAGGCGTTCTTAAACCAGGCGATACATATGAATTCTTATTTACTGAACCACAAGAAGTTCATTATCACTGTCAACCTCATCCATGGATGACTGGATCTTTAATTGTAGAAGTAAGTAGATTCTAG
- a CDS encoding DNA glycosylase: MQKNFAINVEDSINSGQVFLWKKKDDFWYGINGQDIIRINKSGHINSFQNSKVDFLRKDDNLGDIVKSISKDKTVKKAVKQFPGLRILRQDPFQCLISFIVSSNSNIQKIKMSLEKLSKKFGIKVEYDNEEFFLFPKAEKLAKASIDEIMSCGVGYRAKFIKEASKMILSKKINFEYLKNCNYQETKEIIQGIPGVGNKVADCVMLFSLEKLEAFPLDRWMIRILEKYYSNEFQISTKTITERQYDCLHEKIVNHFGVYAGYSQQFLFKMERENFQKKWL; the protein is encoded by the coding sequence ATGCAAAAAAATTTTGCAATAAATGTTGAGGATTCTATTAATAGCGGCCAAGTATTTCTTTGGAAGAAAAAGGATGATTTTTGGTATGGGATAAACGGTCAAGACATTATACGCATAAATAAAAGTGGTCATATCAATTCTTTTCAAAATTCAAAAGTGGATTTTTTGAGAAAAGATGACAATTTAGGTGACATTGTAAAATCCATTTCAAAAGATAAAACAGTAAAAAAAGCTGTCAAACAATTTCCAGGACTGAGAATTCTCAGGCAAGATCCTTTCCAGTGTTTGATTTCCTTTATTGTCTCGTCAAACTCCAACATACAAAAAATCAAAATGAGTTTGGAGAAATTATCAAAGAAGTTTGGAATCAAAGTAGAATATGACAATGAAGAGTTTTTTTTATTTCCTAAAGCAGAGAAACTTGCTAAAGCATCAATTGATGAAATTATGAGTTGCGGGGTGGGATATAGGGCGAAATTTATCAAAGAAGCATCAAAGATGATCCTATCAAAAAAAATTAATTTTGAATACTTGAAAAATTGTAATTATCAAGAAACTAAAGAAATCATTCAAGGGATTCCTGGAGTTGGAAACAAAGTTGCAGATTGTGTAATGTTGTTTTCATTAGAAAAACTAGAAGCATTTCCTTTAGATAGATGGATGATTAGAATTTTAGAAAAATACTATTCTAATGAATTTCAAATTAGCACTAAAACAATTACAGAAAGACAGTATGATTGCTTACATGAAAAAATTGTAAATCATTTTGGAGTATATGCAGGTTATTCACAACAATTTCTCTTTAAAATGGAAAGAGAGAATTTTCAAAAAAAGTGGCTGTAA
- a CDS encoding tyrosine-type recombinase/integrase: MVKQYYRVIEEFDPNKEYGLQIRKQYAKCLSVLKKGQKVNPLEFTEEHLNEFCNKIRSFKTNRLVTYHSFTIGKRIGMLAEVPIEEKGIAIPLVEFRKLETVSYFMDQLKGSRYRNIDPQKEVGTSSAYSYRLWHFNNWISGKKFEFTTEVPTGKNTYKREKEFITISSVEQLLKMYQEPYSVASDYIKVIKKYILDPIHEGKRAGSIKIDYCAIKSYFERNDSPIHFKFDPANRYKTTNGEDEQPSLSLDEFMELLTTGKPTLVQKAVFLCKLHRGLDTSTLVDRFNFHVWGQLVEYFGTANYSQWDVKNCPVPIKLTRMKTDYTHTGFLDKDAIVAIQKYLEFRKNKTGLEMSDGQALFLNARNEPITNNWIGNSLKKLADNAGMRKVIDGYKQVRYTINSHELRDLLKSTLIDSGVRIDLADEFIGHKPKDTYEKQSILYTETMRTEYSKASDRLNVFSNFSSFVKGYENTEEMKAKLRSLEEQQIETNKAMLTILKNKGIIP, from the coding sequence ATGGTAAAACAGTATTACCGAGTTATTGAGGAATTTGATCCAAATAAAGAATATGGATTACAAATTCGCAAACAATATGCAAAATGTCTCTCTGTACTAAAGAAGGGACAAAAAGTAAATCCATTAGAATTTACTGAAGAGCATCTCAATGAGTTTTGCAACAAGATACGATCTTTTAAGACAAACAGACTTGTCACGTATCATAGCTTTACTATAGGAAAAAGAATTGGGATGCTCGCCGAAGTTCCAATAGAGGAGAAAGGAATTGCAATTCCTCTTGTAGAATTTCGTAAATTAGAAACTGTTTCGTATTTTATGGATCAGTTAAAGGGTTCAAGATATCGTAACATTGATCCACAAAAAGAAGTTGGAACATCTAGTGCGTATTCGTATCGTTTATGGCACTTTAACAACTGGATTTCAGGCAAGAAGTTTGAGTTCACTACTGAAGTTCCAACAGGAAAAAATACCTACAAACGAGAAAAAGAGTTCATTACAATTTCAAGTGTTGAACAACTTCTCAAAATGTATCAAGAACCATACAGTGTAGCATCAGACTACATCAAAGTAATCAAAAAGTATATACTTGATCCAATTCATGAAGGAAAAAGAGCAGGTTCAATCAAAATTGATTATTGTGCAATAAAGTCATATTTTGAGAGAAATGATTCACCAATTCATTTCAAGTTTGATCCTGCAAATCGCTACAAAACCACCAATGGCGAAGACGAACAGCCAAGTTTGTCACTAGATGAATTCATGGAGTTACTAACTACAGGAAAACCAACTCTAGTTCAAAAGGCAGTGTTTTTGTGCAAACTTCATCGAGGTCTTGATACATCTACTCTAGTTGATAGATTCAACTTCCATGTTTGGGGACAACTAGTAGAGTATTTTGGAACTGCAAACTATTCTCAGTGGGATGTAAAGAACTGCCCAGTTCCAATAAAACTGACTAGAATGAAGACTGACTATACCCATACAGGATTCCTAGACAAAGACGCAATAGTTGCCATTCAGAAATATCTAGAGTTTAGAAAAAACAAGACTGGACTTGAAATGTCAGATGGTCAGGCACTATTTCTGAATGCAAGAAACGAACCAATTACAAACAACTGGATAGGAAATAGTCTCAAGAAACTTGCAGACAATGCAGGAATGCGTAAAGTAATTGATGGCTACAAGCAGGTTCGTTATACCATAAACTCCCATGAGTTACGTGACTTGCTAAAATCTACACTGATTGATTCAGGTGTGAGGATTGATTTGGCTGATGAATTCATTGGACACAAACCAAAAGATACCTATGAGAAACAAAGTATCCTATACACTGAGACAATGAGAACTGAATACAGCAAAGCATCAGATAGACTCAATGTGTTTTCAAATTTCTCAAGTTTTGTCAAAGGCTATGAGAACACTGAGGAGATGAAAGCAAAACTTCGTTCACTAGAAGAGCAGCAAATTGAAACAAACAAGGCAATGCTTACAATACTGAAAAACAAGGGAATTATCCCTTAG
- a CDS encoding twin-arginine translocation signal domain-containing protein, with translation MSELGTKKSGGLSRRDFLKLMGAAGTGLAFAPFVPFGNFMPNPNQATLEKVPVILPDGTQANINTYPINHAEVITYPSTGDAALDAEAFRKWQFIRLPEELGGGKKDTTSIRAYSMICLHLWCLWKYWPDEGRKRGECPCHGSMYDPVTGTAFVGPASVQAAPSNTLAQLTLEIDSDGFVFILPPKFNANDNGVIGYGRFA, from the coding sequence ATGTCAGAGCTTGGGACAAAAAAGTCTGGCGGATTATCCCGAAGAGACTTTCTAAAGTTAATGGGTGCCGCAGGGACAGGATTAGCATTTGCTCCGTTTGTCCCATTTGGTAATTTCATGCCAAATCCTAACCAGGCAACTCTTGAAAAAGTTCCAGTAATTTTGCCTGATGGCACTCAAGCAAATATCAATACTTATCCAATTAATCATGCAGAAGTTATCACATATCCATCAACTGGTGATGCTGCACTTGATGCAGAAGCTTTTCGTAAATGGCAATTCATTAGACTTCCTGAAGAATTAGGTGGAGGTAAAAAGGATACTACTTCAATTCGAGCTTATAGTATGATCTGTTTGCATCTTTGGTGTTTGTGGAAATATTGGCCTGATGAGGGAAGAAAGAGAGGAGAATGTCCTTGTCATGGTAGTATGTATGATCCTGTTACAGGAACAGCTTTTGTAGGTCCTGCATCTGTACAAGCTGCACCATCAAATACATTAGCCCAACTGACTCTTGAAATTGATTCAGACGGATTTGTATTTATTTTACCACCAAAGTTTAATGCAAATGATAATGGAGTGATTGGATATGGCCGTTTCGCTTGA